One genomic segment of Rhizobium viscosum includes these proteins:
- a CDS encoding inorganic phosphate transporter has protein sequence MPQRNPVLTKRTLDKDLDKLTHVEDAAKYVSRRLVAPGLGLIFLGLAMLFAGVYVFDRPGAVLVIAAAALAAYMALNIGANDVTNNVGAAVGARAITMKQALIVAAIFEVLGATIAGGEVVKTISSSIVDTVQVPPATLGWIMMAALTAAALWINLATWMNAPVSTTHAIVGAVIGAGVGAVGFEPVNWRVMLEITVSWVTSPLIGGLIAAGLLYLVKTLIVYREDKIAAARQWVPVMIAVMAGGFMAYMVLQLAPRGRYPSLTILLIGIGIGLVSWLAARPVIVRQAENLENRNSSLRTLLHFPLIGSAALLSFAHGANDVSNAVGPLSAIVHSAGIADNSMIGHPPLWVMLIGALGISVGLLLFGPRLIRLVGEEITKLNPARAYCVALSTAFTVIVASWLGLPVSTTHIAVGSVFGVGFFREWYTRNSKRRIEFIRRKAESFEIDEPEPNVHEARRRYLVRRSHFMTIVGAWVITVPVSAALAAVIYWAMFALFL, from the coding sequence ATGCCGCAACGCAACCCCGTCCTTACGAAACGCACGCTTGATAAGGATCTCGACAAGCTCACCCATGTCGAGGATGCGGCCAAATATGTCTCGCGACGGCTGGTGGCACCGGGGCTTGGCTTGATCTTTCTCGGCCTCGCCATGCTTTTTGCCGGCGTCTACGTGTTCGACAGGCCCGGCGCAGTGCTGGTGATCGCAGCGGCGGCACTTGCTGCCTACATGGCCTTGAACATCGGCGCCAACGACGTGACCAACAATGTGGGCGCGGCCGTTGGAGCACGCGCCATCACAATGAAGCAGGCGCTGATCGTCGCCGCGATCTTCGAGGTGCTGGGCGCGACAATTGCCGGTGGCGAAGTCGTCAAGACGATTTCCTCCAGTATCGTCGATACGGTGCAGGTACCGCCGGCAACACTCGGCTGGATCATGATGGCGGCCCTCACGGCCGCCGCGCTCTGGATCAACCTCGCCACATGGATGAATGCGCCAGTTTCGACGACGCATGCGATCGTCGGCGCGGTGATCGGCGCCGGCGTGGGAGCGGTCGGATTCGAGCCTGTCAATTGGCGGGTCATGCTGGAAATCACCGTGAGCTGGGTGACCTCGCCGTTGATTGGCGGATTGATTGCCGCGGGGTTGCTCTACCTGGTCAAGACCCTCATCGTCTACCGCGAGGATAAGATCGCCGCCGCCAGACAATGGGTGCCCGTCATGATCGCCGTGATGGCCGGCGGTTTCATGGCCTATATGGTGCTCCAGCTCGCGCCACGGGGACGATATCCGTCTCTGACGATCCTCCTGATCGGCATCGGGATCGGTCTCGTCAGCTGGCTCGCGGCGCGGCCGGTCATCGTGCGGCAGGCAGAGAATCTCGAAAACCGTAACAGCTCGCTTCGCACACTGTTGCACTTTCCGCTGATCGGCTCGGCTGCCCTCCTCTCTTTCGCGCATGGTGCAAACGATGTCTCCAATGCGGTCGGCCCGCTTTCGGCGATCGTTCACTCGGCCGGTATTGCCGATAACAGCATGATCGGCCACCCGCCGCTCTGGGTGATGCTGATCGGCGCCCTTGGAATCTCGGTCGGCCTCCTGCTTTTCGGACCGCGCCTTATCCGGCTCGTCGGTGAGGAGATCACCAAGCTCAATCCGGCGCGCGCCTATTGCGTGGCGCTCTCGACCGCATTCACAGTCATCGTCGCCTCCTGGCTCGGCCTGCCGGTCAGTACCACCCATATCGCCGTCGGCTCGGTGTTCGGTGTCGGCTTTTTCCGCGAGTGGTACACGCGCAATTCGAAGCGCCGTATCGAATTCATACGCCGCAAGGCTGAAAGCTTCGAGATCGACGAGCCGGAGCCCAACGTTCATGAAGCCCGGCGGCGTTATCTGGTCCGCCGGTCGCATTTCATGACGATCGTCGGGGCGTGGGTCATTACCGTGCCGGTTTCGGCCGCGCTTGCAGCGGTCATTTATTGGGCTATGTTCGCGCTCTTCCTATGA
- a CDS encoding LysR substrate-binding domain-containing protein, which produces MSAPLDIDQLQTFIAIVDSGSFTKAADKVYKTQSAVSMQMRRLEERIGKQLFIKDGRGNRLTVEGEKLLNYARRIIRLNNEAIAAFDDNRLEGTLRIGTPDDYADRYMPEIIGRFAKTHPNVELYIVCEPSVDLAERMHKGELDIALVTHNPRERISDVVRTEPLCWVSSANHPIRDDAPVPLAVGRRDCQWRQLACSALDAVGREYQVLFTSWSCTVVASAVLAGMAVSVMPESALRTGMKVLSQADGFPALPPVQIGIMKRPGVSLSLMNAITAHITACLDNITPTVIEDGLEQDGKTGYARHYPRLKAAASMMPSW; this is translated from the coding sequence ATGTCGGCGCCTCTTGATATCGACCAGTTGCAGACTTTCATCGCAATCGTGGACTCCGGCAGTTTCACCAAGGCTGCCGACAAGGTCTACAAGACACAGTCCGCCGTCTCGATGCAGATGCGGCGCCTGGAGGAACGCATCGGCAAGCAGCTCTTCATCAAGGACGGCCGCGGCAACCGGCTGACGGTCGAAGGCGAAAAGCTGCTCAATTACGCGCGCCGCATCATCCGCCTGAACAATGAGGCGATCGCCGCCTTCGACGACAACAGGCTGGAAGGCACGTTGCGCATCGGCACGCCCGACGACTATGCCGACCGCTATATGCCCGAGATCATCGGCCGCTTTGCCAAGACGCATCCGAATGTTGAGCTCTATATCGTCTGCGAACCTTCGGTCGATCTGGCCGAACGCATGCACAAGGGAGAGCTCGATATCGCGCTTGTCACCCACAATCCGCGCGAGCGCATTTCGGATGTGGTGCGGACGGAGCCGCTCTGCTGGGTGAGCTCCGCCAACCATCCGATCCGCGACGATGCGCCGGTGCCGCTTGCCGTTGGCCGGCGCGATTGCCAATGGCGCCAGCTCGCCTGCTCGGCACTCGATGCCGTGGGCCGTGAATATCAGGTCCTGTTCACGAGCTGGTCCTGCACCGTGGTCGCCTCCGCGGTGCTCGCCGGCATGGCAGTTTCGGTCATGCCGGAATCGGCGCTGCGGACAGGCATGAAGGTCTTGAGCCAGGCAGACGGCTTCCCGGCGCTGCCGCCGGTGCAGATCGGCATCATGAAGCGGCCCGGTGTCTCGCTGTCGCTGATGAACGCGATTACGGCCCATATCACCGCCTGCCTCGACAATATCACGCCGACCGTCATCGAAGATGGGCTGGAGCAGGATGGGAAGACAGGCTACGCCCGTCACTATCCACGGCTCAAGGCTGCGGCGAGCATGATGCCGAGCTGGTAG
- a CDS encoding 16S rRNA (uracil(1498)-N(3))-methyltransferase, with amino-acid sequence MRANFRMQRLFINAPLSKDAAVEANSEQFNYLANVLRMEEGTEVLLFNGRDGEWKASLSFPTRKRILLTAIEATRPQPAPSDLHYLFAPLKVGRMDYLVQKAVEMGAGLLQPVMTQHVQGKITNLDKIRANVTEAAEQCGILGIPDVAEPVRLADLLDRWPADRRIIYCDEGDAGQNPLPRLSKVTERKIALLVGPEGGFSEEERTRLRSLDFVTAIPLGPRILRADTAAVAAMAVIQAAIGDWN; translated from the coding sequence ATGCGCGCCAACTTCCGCATGCAGCGGCTTTTCATCAATGCTCCCTTATCAAAAGATGCCGCCGTCGAGGCCAATTCGGAGCAGTTCAACTATCTCGCCAACGTGCTGCGCATGGAAGAGGGTACGGAAGTCCTGCTCTTTAACGGCCGCGACGGGGAGTGGAAGGCGAGCCTCTCCTTCCCGACCCGCAAGCGCATCCTGCTGACGGCGATCGAGGCAACCCGGCCGCAGCCCGCTCCTTCCGACCTTCATTATCTCTTTGCGCCGCTGAAGGTCGGCCGCATGGATTATCTGGTGCAGAAGGCAGTGGAAATGGGAGCCGGCCTGTTGCAGCCGGTCATGACCCAGCATGTACAGGGCAAGATCACCAATCTCGACAAGATCCGCGCCAATGTCACCGAAGCCGCGGAACAGTGTGGCATCCTCGGCATTCCCGATGTGGCCGAGCCCGTACGCCTTGCCGATCTGCTCGACCGCTGGCCTGCGGACCGGCGCATCATCTATTGCGATGAGGGCGACGCCGGCCAGAACCCGCTGCCGCGGCTCTCCAAAGTGACCGAACGGAAGATTGCGCTGCTGGTTGGCCCGGAAGGCGGCTTTTCGGAGGAGGAACGAACGCGCCTGCGCAGCCTCGATTTCGTGACCGCTATCCCCCTCGGGCCACGCATCCTGCGCGCCGATACGGCAGCGGTCGCGGCTATGGCAGTGATACAGGCTGCCATAGGCGACTGGAACTAA
- a CDS encoding DUF937 domain-containing protein: MLPLFDMMMQAQNGAAMDAVAKQFNLAQEQATKAMAALMPAFSAGLKRSTSNPYDFVGLMQAVASGNYAKYFEDMSKAFTPEGISDGNNVLSQLFGSKEVSRAIAAQAAQMTGIGQEIYKQMLPVMAGTLMGGLFKQSTGQMASPVNPFVNTAMGETIQKWLESTGFAPKPKAAPEPSIFDNPFTQAMQLMFSVPKPAPQPQQPVNPFLDNPFAKAFQDMMAGLQQPAAKAPEPPKEEPKAENDSYTEMLNAMFDSGLEVQKSYQKSLEAIFEAYRPRSATSPEDPAPTGPSTTGKK, from the coding sequence ATGCTGCCGCTTTTCGACATGATGATGCAGGCGCAGAACGGGGCGGCGATGGATGCCGTTGCCAAGCAGTTCAATCTCGCACAGGAACAGGCGACGAAGGCGATGGCCGCGCTGATGCCGGCCTTTTCCGCCGGCCTGAAGCGCAGCACCAGCAACCCCTATGATTTCGTCGGCCTCATGCAGGCGGTGGCATCTGGCAATTATGCCAAATATTTCGAAGACATGAGCAAAGCCTTCACCCCCGAAGGCATTTCCGACGGCAATAACGTCCTTTCCCAGCTTTTCGGATCGAAGGAAGTCTCACGTGCCATTGCCGCACAGGCAGCGCAAATGACCGGCATCGGCCAGGAAATCTACAAGCAGATGCTGCCGGTCATGGCCGGCACGCTGATGGGCGGGCTCTTCAAGCAATCAACCGGTCAGATGGCTTCGCCGGTCAATCCTTTCGTCAATACCGCCATGGGCGAGACGATCCAGAAATGGCTTGAGAGTACCGGTTTTGCGCCGAAGCCGAAGGCGGCACCCGAACCCAGCATTTTCGATAATCCGTTCACCCAGGCCATGCAGTTGATGTTCAGCGTGCCGAAACCTGCGCCTCAGCCGCAACAACCCGTCAACCCTTTCCTCGACAATCCCTTCGCCAAGGCATTCCAGGATATGATGGCAGGGCTTCAGCAGCCGGCTGCAAAGGCTCCGGAGCCGCCGAAGGAAGAGCCAAAAGCCGAAAATGACAGCTATACCGAGATGCTGAATGCCATGTTCGACAGTGGTCTCGAAGTGCAGAAGAGCTATCAAAAGAGCCTCGAGGCGATCTTCGAGGCCTATCGACCCAGATCCGCGACCTCTCCCGAAGATCCCGCCCCCACAGGCCCCTCTACAACGGGCAAGAAATAA
- a CDS encoding glutamate--cysteine ligase: MARDTTDQTPISSVQELTDYLAAGNKPKDRFRIGTEHEKFVFFRKDNSPVPYFGEASISALLKGLQAKSGWEPITDGDNIIGLGEQSGMGAISIEPGGQFELSGAPLENIHQTCKESNQHLAQVREIAEPMGIGFLGIGGSPTWTYAETPHMPKSRYEIMTSYMPDVGTRGLDMMYRTCTIQVNLDFSSEDDMRRKMRVSMKLQSLATALFASSPFTEGKPNGALSWRGDVWRDVDNQRSGLLDFTFRDDFGFKDYAEWALDVPMYFVMRDGHYHRATHVTFRQFMNGALKGEITAYEPTMGDWTNHLSTLFPDVRLKRFLEMRGADGGPWRRICALPAFWVGLLYDDAALQAADELTKDWGFAEVNALRNVVPDEGLKAAFRGHALIETAREVVNISRAGLKARNRLNGDGVDESIFLAPLDEVLAKKATLAEDLLALYHGRWNGSVEPVFQEYQY, translated from the coding sequence ATGGCTCGCGATACTACCGACCAGACGCCGATCTCTTCGGTTCAGGAGCTGACTGACTATCTCGCCGCCGGCAACAAGCCGAAGGACCGGTTCCGCATCGGCACGGAACATGAGAAGTTCGTCTTCTTTCGCAAAGACAACAGCCCGGTTCCCTATTTCGGCGAAGCCAGTATTTCGGCGCTGCTGAAAGGCCTGCAGGCCAAGAGCGGCTGGGAGCCGATCACGGACGGCGACAACATCATCGGCCTTGGTGAGCAGAGCGGCATGGGCGCCATCTCGATCGAGCCCGGCGGCCAGTTCGAACTTTCGGGCGCGCCGCTCGAAAACATTCACCAGACCTGCAAGGAATCCAACCAGCATCTGGCGCAGGTGCGCGAGATCGCAGAGCCCATGGGCATCGGTTTCCTCGGCATCGGCGGCAGCCCGACATGGACCTATGCGGAAACGCCGCATATGCCGAAGTCGCGCTACGAGATCATGACCAGCTACATGCCCGACGTTGGCACCCGCGGGCTCGACATGATGTATCGCACCTGTACGATCCAGGTGAACCTCGATTTCTCCTCGGAAGACGACATGCGCCGCAAGATGCGTGTGTCGATGAAGCTGCAATCGCTGGCAACCGCGCTCTTTGCCTCCTCGCCCTTCACCGAAGGTAAGCCGAACGGTGCGCTTTCCTGGCGTGGCGATGTCTGGCGCGACGTGGACAACCAGCGTAGCGGCCTCCTGGACTTTACTTTCCGCGACGATTTCGGCTTCAAGGATTATGCCGAATGGGCGCTCGACGTGCCCATGTATTTCGTCATGCGCGACGGCCACTATCACCGGGCGACCCATGTCACCTTCCGCCAGTTCATGAACGGCGCGCTGAAGGGCGAGATCACTGCCTACGAGCCGACGATGGGCGACTGGACGAACCACCTTTCGACGCTCTTCCCCGACGTGCGCCTGAAGCGCTTCCTCGAAATGCGCGGTGCCGATGGCGGCCCGTGGCGGCGCATCTGTGCCCTGCCGGCGTTCTGGGTCGGCCTGCTCTATGATGACGCCGCTCTCCAGGCCGCCGACGAACTGACGAAGGACTGGGGCTTTGCCGAAGTGAATGCGCTGCGCAATGTGGTGCCGGACGAAGGCCTCAAGGCCGCGTTCCGCGGCCATGCGCTGATCGAGACGGCGCGCGAGGTCGTCAATATTTCCCGCGCCGGCCTCAAGGCGCGCAACAGGCTCAACGGCGACGGCGTCGATGAGAGCATTTTCCTGGCGCCGCTTGACGAGGTTCTGGCCAAGAAGGCGACGCTCGCCGAGGACCTGCTGGCACTCTATCACGGCCGCTGGAACGGCTCGGTCGAGCCGGTCTTCCAGGAATATCAATACTAA
- a CDS encoding TetR/AcrR family transcriptional regulator: MGADISDRIALRRKPKQERSIQRLDLILNAAATIIAEKGVSAMRMTELAIAAKVPIGSVYQYFPEKAAIVKALFDRHAQAIQQKTAEMFADVRSFDEALDLISAMIDWYYAEYCNDAAYLGVWMGTETDQDLLRLNIEHSGQVAEILQEAVRRLAPEFCDEQMKARTYLFSHLIGAAIRLAVLSEDGERILEEWKRVIRASLFAPTSASAA, from the coding sequence ATGGGCGCGGACATTTCGGATCGTATTGCTCTTCGCAGGAAGCCGAAACAGGAGCGCAGCATCCAGCGGCTCGATCTCATCCTCAACGCCGCAGCCACCATCATCGCCGAAAAAGGCGTCAGCGCCATGCGGATGACCGAGCTAGCCATCGCCGCAAAAGTTCCGATCGGTTCGGTCTATCAGTATTTCCCGGAAAAGGCGGCGATCGTCAAAGCGCTGTTCGACCGCCATGCGCAGGCGATCCAGCAGAAGACGGCCGAAATGTTCGCGGATGTTCGGTCCTTCGACGAAGCGCTCGACCTGATCTCGGCGATGATCGACTGGTATTATGCCGAATACTGCAACGATGCCGCCTATCTGGGCGTCTGGATGGGCACGGAGACGGATCAGGATCTCCTGCGCCTGAACATCGAGCATAGCGGCCAGGTCGCCGAAATCCTCCAGGAGGCTGTGCGTCGTCTGGCGCCGGAATTCTGCGATGAGCAGATGAAAGCGCGCACTTACCTTTTCAGCCACCTGATCGGCGCGGCGATCCGCCTTGCGGTGCTGAGCGAAGATGGCGAGCGCATCCTCGAGGAATGGAAGCGCGTGATCCGCGCTTCCCTATTCGCTCCGACGTCCGCTTCGGCAGCTTGA
- a CDS encoding DUF1127 domain-containing protein — translation MRTHEQTLELDCGKLAPTFMQRLMAGLAPLANALRIVRNRSQVNGLHELDDNQLRDIGLTRADVTSAFLASTFFEDPSEHLTQAAKRRWHIAVMRPYRD, via the coding sequence ATGCGCACTCATGAACAGACACTAGAACTCGACTGCGGCAAGCTCGCCCCGACGTTCATGCAACGTCTTATGGCTGGCCTTGCGCCGCTGGCAAACGCCCTTCGCATTGTGCGCAATCGCTCGCAGGTGAACGGGCTGCATGAGCTCGATGACAATCAGTTGCGGGATATCGGCCTGACACGGGCCGATGTCACCTCCGCATTTCTGGCTTCGACCTTCTTTGAAGATCCGTCGGAGCATCTGACGCAGGCGGCCAAGCGCCGCTGGCATATTGCGGTCATGCGCCCCTACAGGGACTGA